One segment of Dolichospermum sp. DET69 DNA contains the following:
- a CDS encoding transcriptional regulator has translation MTTTLNKEEYIKLLSETVPRIIDTEIEHKRLLNEVDKLMDLGENLTDEQAEVLQLLVTLIEQYENKVYQMKAVTPLDILHELMSVRQLKQKDIVEIFGSKGITSEVINGKRSISKNQAKALGDFFHVSYSLFL, from the coding sequence ATGACAACTACACTAAACAAGGAAGAATACATTAAGCTACTTTCTGAAACTGTGCCACGTATAATTGACACAGAAATAGAGCATAAGCGGCTACTAAATGAAGTAGATAAGCTTATGGATTTAGGGGAAAATTTGACAGACGAACAAGCTGAAGTTTTACAGTTGCTAGTAACACTAATTGAGCAATATGAAAATAAAGTCTATCAAATGAAAGCTGTAACTCCCCTAGATATATTACATGAGTTAATGTCAGTAAGACAACTCAAACAAAAGGATATTGTCGAGATTTTTGGCTCAAAAGGTATTACTTCAGAAGTAATAAATGGTAAAAGAAGTATTAGCAAAAATCAAGCCAAAGCATTGGGAGATTTTTTTCATGTATCATATTCTTTGTTTTTGTAA
- a CDS encoding type II toxin-antitoxin system HigB family toxin — protein sequence MKVIGIEGLYEFIKIHPDSETSLNVWLQTAQKEEWKHIIDVREVYPHADFVQGYTVFNIGGNKFRLITKITYKVKTIKIEDVLTHSEYNEDKWKK from the coding sequence ATGAAAGTTATTGGTATCGAAGGCCTATATGAATTTATTAAGATTCATCCAGATTCTGAAACTAGTCTTAATGTTTGGCTCCAAACTGCTCAAAAGGAAGAATGGAAACACATTATAGATGTAAGGGAAGTTTATCCACACGCAGATTTTGTACAAGGGTACACAGTTTTTAATATAGGAGGAAATAAATTTCGGTTAATTACTAAAATTACCTATAAAGTCAAGACTATTAAGATTGAAGATGTATTAACTCATAGTGAATATAATGAAGATAAGTGGAAAAAATGA
- a CDS encoding type II toxin-antitoxin system VapC family toxin — translation MTKTIYIETSIIGYLTARPSKNLIVAANAELTRDWWDNQRNSFTIYISPLVLQEVAKGDAEMVNKRLEVLNNFPLLDITESVQNLAQEFQKQSNLPPSAAYDTVHIATATVYGLDYLLTWNCKHIANPYIQKKLSQIADSLEYELPTICTPYEMLGE, via the coding sequence ATGACCAAAACAATATACATAGAAACAAGTATTATTGGTTATTTAACAGCAAGACCTAGTAAAAATTTGATAGTTGCTGCTAATGCAGAATTAACAAGAGACTGGTGGGACAATCAGCGAAACTCCTTTACTATTTACATTTCTCCACTGGTATTGCAAGAAGTAGCAAAAGGTGATGCAGAAATGGTGAATAAAAGACTAGAAGTTCTAAATAACTTTCCTTTACTTGATATCACAGAATCAGTACAAAATTTAGCACAGGAATTTCAAAAACAAAGTAATTTACCACCCAGTGCTGCTTATGATACTGTTCACATTGCTACAGCTACCGTCTATGGATTGGATTATCTGTTAACATGGAATTGTAAGCACATTGCTAACCCCTATATTCAGAAAAAACTCTCACAGATTGCTGATAGTTTAGAGTATGAATTGCCAACAATATGTACACCTTATGAAATGTTAGGAGAATAA
- a CDS encoding type II toxin-antitoxin system HicA family toxin, translated as MVKKDKLIEKLKNSPNNVKFSDIRKLLELEEFFLDRITGSHHIFIKDETILVIPVHNNRVKSVYVKRVLELIEGA; from the coding sequence ATGGTCAAAAAAGATAAACTAATTGAAAAATTAAAAAATAGCCCCAATAATGTAAAGTTTAGTGATATTCGTAAACTTTTAGAGTTAGAGGAATTTTTCTTAGATAGAATTACAGGTAGTCATCACATATTTATCAAAGATGAAACAATCTTAGTAATTCCAGTTCATAATAATCGGGTAAAATCAGTTTATGTTAAACGAGTATTAGAATTAATAGAAGGAGCGTAA